The proteins below are encoded in one region of Candidatus Amarolinea dominans:
- a CDS encoding carbohydrate kinase translates to MPTKPFLLGLDQGTSGSRALILDDQGQVHGYGYQPLPRIYPQAGWVEQDPLAVAATLAAAITEAIGRAGCHPAEIAACGIACQRNTDFAWHAASGQALAPAITWQDLRTLPLLDELRSWELFPQSRRRLGYSPGPYSSALHLAWRLRSDQTLIDAAAAGNLRLGLSAAWLLVALGQPAQHAMDFSLVQAMGLYDFRARQYWQAWLERLGVPEDPLPAAMPTVHEFGNLRVHAPDGASAAVPVLAMIGDQQAALFGYDCRRPGDAECTHGTASFVDVCLGNHAPDQEKINVYVAWALANGVDPDPAFTYCLEADTAVTGAAIRWMRENARLFDRDDEVGPLAASVPDAGGVVFVPAFTGLNVPYNDHRARGTILGLTLGSTRAHIVRAFLEALGYQVRAILETIQTETGLHVDRLHLGGGVSASDEACQIQADLIGIPTIRPHFTETTARAAAMLAGMGSGAWKSPDHLPPLPEGATRFEPRLTDDQRETGFARWQRAISRARAWDVED, encoded by the coding sequence ATGCCAACCAAACCTTTTTTGCTCGGACTCGACCAGGGCACCAGTGGCAGTCGTGCCCTGATCCTGGATGACCAGGGGCAGGTGCATGGCTACGGCTACCAGCCCCTGCCGCGCATCTATCCGCAGGCCGGCTGGGTCGAACAAGACCCGCTGGCCGTCGCCGCAACGTTGGCTGCCGCCATCACCGAGGCCATTGGGCGCGCCGGCTGTCATCCGGCCGAGATCGCCGCCTGCGGCATCGCCTGCCAACGCAACACCGATTTTGCCTGGCACGCGGCCAGCGGCCAGGCTCTGGCCCCCGCCATCACCTGGCAAGATTTGCGCACCTTGCCCCTGCTCGATGAACTGCGGTCGTGGGAACTGTTTCCGCAGAGCCGCCGCCGCTTGGGCTATTCCCCCGGCCCTTACAGCTCGGCGCTGCACCTCGCCTGGCGTCTGCGCTCCGACCAAACCCTGATTGACGCGGCCGCAGCCGGAAACCTCCGCCTGGGTCTGTCTGCCGCCTGGTTGCTGGTGGCCCTGGGGCAGCCGGCGCAGCACGCCATGGACTTTTCCCTGGTACAGGCCATGGGGCTTTACGATTTCCGCGCGCGCCAGTATTGGCAAGCCTGGCTGGAGCGCCTGGGGGTGCCCGAGGACCCGCTGCCGGCGGCCATGCCCACCGTGCATGAGTTCGGCAACCTGCGCGTCCATGCGCCCGACGGCGCGAGCGCGGCCGTACCGGTTCTGGCGATGATCGGCGATCAGCAGGCAGCTCTGTTTGGCTATGACTGCCGCCGCCCCGGTGATGCCGAATGTACGCACGGCACCGCCTCCTTCGTGGACGTCTGCCTGGGCAACCATGCCCCTGACCAGGAGAAAATCAACGTCTACGTGGCGTGGGCGTTGGCTAACGGCGTTGACCCTGACCCGGCCTTCACCTACTGCCTGGAAGCCGACACGGCCGTCACCGGCGCGGCCATCCGTTGGATGCGCGAGAACGCGCGGCTGTTCGATCGTGACGATGAAGTCGGCCCGCTGGCCGCCTCTGTGCCCGACGCCGGCGGCGTCGTCTTCGTCCCCGCCTTCACCGGCCTCAACGTGCCGTACAACGATCACCGCGCGCGTGGCACCATCCTGGGTCTGACGTTGGGCAGCACGCGCGCCCACATCGTGCGCGCCTTCCTCGAAGCCCTGGGTTACCAGGTGCGCGCGATCCTGGAGACGATCCAGACCGAAACCGGCCTGCATGTGGACCGGTTGCACCTGGGGGGCGGCGTTTCGGCCAGCGATGAAGCCTGCCAGATTCAGGCCGACCTCATCGGCATCCCCACCATCCGCCCACACTTCACCGAGACCACCGCGCGCGCGGCCGCCATGCTGGCGGGGATGGGCAGCGGCGCCTGGAAATCGCCCGATCATCTGCCGCCCCTGCCGGAGGGGGCTACGCGCTTCGAGCCGCGACTGACCGACGATCAACGCGAGACCGGCTTCGCGCGCTGGCAGCGCGCCATCAGCCGCGCCCGCGCGTGGGACGTGGAGGACTAG
- the pabB gene encoding aminodeoxychorismate synthase component I, whose translation MSEWPWLLELDPPPDPVAVFQHLAHDPFALFLDSALLTPAFAQQSARPPAAHDQAPIAPLGRYSFITAYPFATLVSHGERTGFTQTDSGLTTVSTEDPFTLLQETWRRFAQPTHSGLPPFQGGVAGYWGYELAHRLEKSPFAGVRAETRPAAERSRGIAPAPSSLPDMALGFYDWVLAWDHLPAGVFAKNHRAGGRCWLICRGWPAGEASARRSHAQRRAEQILALIAQPAPPLPPWVVSRELPAADSHQQTPRFPVPGHPGVTSTFRRPSYLQAVQRVLAHISAGDVYQVNLTQRLHLPLTAHPWVYYQRLRQINPAPFAAYFALPHAGGAILSASPERFLRVQEGQVETRPIKGTRPRGRTAASDAALRAELIASAKDQAENVMIVDLLRHDLSKVCRPFSVQVSKLFAIESYATVHHLVSTVIGRLRPGLDAVDLLRACFPGGSITGAPKVRAMQIIAALEPTDRGVYCGALGYLGFDGAFDSSIAIRTAVASAHELSFGVGGGIVADSDPRAEYAETLHKAAGLLAGLTLP comes from the coding sequence ATGAGCGAGTGGCCGTGGCTTCTGGAGCTTGACCCGCCGCCCGATCCAGTGGCGGTATTTCAACACCTGGCGCATGACCCCTTTGCCTTGTTTCTTGACAGCGCCCTTCTAACGCCGGCCTTTGCGCAGCAAAGCGCGCGCCCACCGGCCGCCCATGACCAGGCTCCCATCGCTCCCCTGGGACGTTACTCATTCATCACCGCGTACCCGTTCGCCACCCTGGTCAGCCACGGCGAGCGCACCGGGTTCACACAGACCGACAGCGGCCTGACCACCGTCAGTACCGAGGACCCGTTCACCCTGCTGCAAGAGACTTGGCGCCGGTTTGCGCAGCCAACCCACAGCGGCCTGCCGCCATTCCAGGGCGGCGTGGCCGGCTACTGGGGCTACGAGCTGGCGCATCGCCTGGAAAAGAGTCCGTTTGCCGGGGTTCGCGCGGAGACTCGCCCCGCCGCTGAACGATCGCGAGGAATCGCCCCTGCACCTTCTTCCCTTCCTGACATGGCGCTGGGCTTTTACGACTGGGTGCTGGCCTGGGATCATCTGCCCGCCGGCGTTTTCGCAAAAAACCATCGCGCGGGCGGCCGCTGCTGGCTGATCTGCCGCGGCTGGCCGGCTGGCGAGGCGTCTGCCCGCCGGTCGCACGCGCAGCGCCGCGCCGAACAGATCTTGGCCCTCATCGCCCAGCCAGCCCCGCCCCTGCCGCCCTGGGTGGTTTCGCGGGAATTGCCGGCCGCAGATTCGCATCAGCAGACGCCCCGCTTCCCTGTGCCCGGCCATCCCGGTGTCACCTCCACGTTTCGCCGACCCAGCTACCTGCAGGCCGTGCAACGCGTGCTGGCTCACATCAGCGCCGGCGATGTCTACCAGGTCAACCTGACGCAGCGCCTGCACCTGCCCCTGACCGCGCATCCGTGGGTGTACTACCAACGCCTGCGCCAGATCAACCCGGCGCCCTTCGCCGCGTACTTCGCCCTGCCGCACGCGGGCGGCGCCATCCTCAGCGCCTCGCCGGAGCGCTTCCTGCGCGTGCAGGAGGGTCAGGTTGAAACGCGGCCCATCAAAGGGACGCGGCCGCGCGGGCGCACGGCCGCCTCGGATGCCGCGCTGCGGGCTGAGTTGATCGCCAGCGCCAAGGACCAGGCCGAAAACGTCATGATCGTTGACCTCCTGCGTCACGATCTTTCCAAAGTGTGCCGGCCCTTCAGTGTGCAGGTGTCCAAACTGTTCGCGATCGAGTCGTACGCCACCGTGCATCACCTGGTTTCCACCGTGATCGGTCGCCTGCGCCCTGGTCTGGATGCGGTAGACCTGCTGCGCGCCTGTTTTCCCGGCGGCTCGATCACCGGCGCGCCCAAGGTACGGGCCATGCAGATCATCGCCGCACTGGAGCCAACCGACCGCGGCGTCTACTGCGGCGCGCTGGGCTACCTCGGCTTCGACGGCGCGTTCGATAGCAGCATCGCCATCCGCACCGCGGTGGCCAGCGCGCATGAACTCAGCTTTGGCGTCGGCGGCGGCATCGTGGCCGACAGCGACCCGCGAGCCGAGTATGCCGAAACCTTGCACAAGGCAGCCGGGCTGCTGGCCGGCCTGACTTTGCCCTAG
- a CDS encoding aminotransferase class IV: MSLVYVNGQMQPAQSAQVSARDRGFLLGDGLFETLAAYRGRILGLDQHLTRLQHGANVLGFDPPPAAELAAAARHTLAANGLQAQDAMLRLTVSRGAGPRGLLPPAQPTPTVVITAAPWAAAAPAAQTAISVPFRWDAASPLAGLKTLNYLPQILGRQAAHAAGATEGIFLNHAGHLVEGCASNLFWVSDGALFTPALACGPLPGVTRAFVLALAAGLQLPVVEGAFPRAQLLQAAEAFLTNSLIELAPLTWYDGQPIGRGEPGPLTRRLQAAFRTMITSGLP; encoded by the coding sequence ATGTCTCTTGTTTATGTCAACGGGCAAATGCAACCCGCGCAGAGCGCCCAGGTATCGGCGCGTGATCGGGGTTTCCTGCTCGGCGACGGCCTCTTCGAAACGCTGGCCGCGTATCGCGGCCGCATCCTGGGCCTGGATCAACACCTGACCCGGCTGCAGCATGGGGCCAACGTCCTGGGCTTCGACCCACCGCCCGCCGCGGAACTGGCCGCCGCCGCGCGGCACACCCTGGCGGCCAACGGCCTGCAGGCCCAGGACGCGATGCTGCGCCTGACTGTCTCGCGTGGCGCTGGCCCGCGCGGCTTGTTACCTCCAGCGCAGCCCACACCCACGGTGGTCATCACCGCCGCACCCTGGGCCGCGGCAGCCCCCGCCGCGCAGACCGCGATCAGCGTCCCCTTTCGTTGGGACGCGGCTTCCCCGCTGGCCGGGCTGAAAACCCTCAACTACCTGCCGCAGATTTTGGGACGCCAGGCCGCTCACGCCGCCGGGGCTACGGAAGGCATCTTCCTCAACCATGCCGGTCACCTGGTGGAAGGCTGCGCCAGCAACCTCTTCTGGGTCAGCGACGGCGCTCTCTTCACCCCGGCGTTGGCCTGTGGGCCGCTGCCCGGCGTGACGCGTGCGTTCGTCCTGGCCCTGGCCGCCGGCCTGCAACTACCGGTGGTCGAAGGCGCGTTTCCCCGCGCACAGCTTCTGCAGGCCGCAGAAGCCTTCCTGACCAACTCCCTGATCGAACTGGCGCCGCTCACCTGGTACGATGGTCAGCCCATCGGCCGCGGGGAGCCTGGCCCGCTCACCCGCCGTTTGCAGGCCGCCTTTCGGACGATGATCACATCTGGTCTCCCATAA